The window CTAGTTTCTAAAATGGCGTCTATATTAATTTTATCTAGGCGTTCATGTACCTCTCTGACTACATTTTCATTTGCAATTCCTTTAATATAAGCAATCATTACCCTTGTTTTGGTAACCTCGCCGATTTCCTTGGATTCCAGCCAAAAATTCGAACTTCTAATTCGCCGTCTTAATAACGAAGTGTTCGTGCCAAGTGTTTCTGTAAAACCATCACGAGGTCCTTTAATAAGGGTAGCAGACTGTGGTTCTTCTACACCACGCTTCTCGTGCCCAGGAATACTAACAGTAATCGCTTGTGGTTCATCTTTAATCAATAATGCTGCATGGCCAGAAAGGACATTGGTAATCAATTTATCCAAATCTTTTACTTCTTCTACTTCGCCAACGGTCACTGCATTTTTTTGAATGGCCGTTACGATGCTGGTTCTGTCAGGAGAATTGATATCATTTGGTTTCAGTTTGTTAATCAAGGAATCCAGTAAATCTTGAAGTGCCGTTGTGTTAACCATTCCATCTGTATAGAGCACTCCAATCGTTACACTATTTTCAGGTCCGATGTGCAAAACTCGTATGATCAGATCGGCGCTGTTACCTAGTGTCTTTTTCACTTTAGAAATGTTGTCTTCAAAAGAAGGTAAGAGCATTTCCTTCTTTTGTTGTTGGTATTGTATAGCCTGTTCATCGTTAGATGTTTCTCGAGAGCTGTTATTTGGTTTACGTTGAAAAAATCTCCCTACCATTAAGTAATATCACTTCTTCCGTTCCTTTTTCTTTATCGTTCAGTGAGTAATGTAAAATTAAATAACTATATTATTTAAGAACTTTTAGAAGTTTCGATGGATTTGTGGAAAAGCAGCCTTCAATTCCTTTGATAGCCAATCTCCCTTTTTTAGAGTTTCCTTGGTTACGTTGCTAATGTTTATATTTTGTGTCTTAAAATGTATTTTATTCAAGAGAGTGCTTTTTTCCATTAAAGGTCAAGAGTGTGGTGGAACAGCCCTTCTAATAGGCTTTAGCACTACTGTATTTGTTACTTCAACAACGATAGAAAACTGACACTTATAGCATCTATGCAAATATTTGATATATATTTTTACATAATATTACAAAAATGAGGAGCTTGATTAAAATAAAGTTTTTCTTAAATTGAACCTATTATGATTTGGCAATCGTCTAATAGCAGAATTTAAAGTAGGTTGAAAGAGAGGGTAGCCCTTTGGACAAAGAAGAAAAGGATTTCTTATTAGAAAAAATAATGATTGAATATGGTCATGAGCTGGTGCGATTGGCATTTACTTATGTCAAAGATGCAGGAATTGCGAAGGATATGGTTCAAAATACGTTTATTAAATGTTACAAAAACCTGGGATCGTTTCGATTTGATGCACAAATCAAAACCTGGCTCTATCGGATCACCATTAACGAATGCAAGGATTATCTAAAAAGTTGGAATTACAAAAAGGTACAAGTAAGAAGTTTTATAAGTGAAACGGCAAAATCAGTTTTACCATCAACCGAAAAAACAGTAATCGATAAATATAATAACGATGAAATAAAAGAGAATATCCTCTCGCTTCCGAAGTTGTACCGGGAAGTGATTTATCTCTACTACTATGAATCATTGAAAACAGAAGAGATTGCTAAGGTTTTAGATATTTCGGTGAATACTGTGAAAACTCGATTAAGAAGAGCAAAGCAAAGATTAGAGTCGAAGATAAAGGAGGCACAAGTTTAATGGAAGATAAAAGTTTGAAAGATAGATTATCTAATCAAGAGCTAAAATTTACGAAGGAAGACCGTGCTGAAGTGTTTGAAAAGCTTCATAAATTGGAAAAGAATGTGCAAAAGAAACCTCTCGTATCTTTTTCAAAAAAATTAGCACCACTGACTGTAACTTTGTTAGCAGTTGGCTTGTGTCTATTTTTCATTATGCCATCGATTCTTCAAGGAAATACTCATAACGAAGAGAACGGAACTGTTTCAAATGGGGTAGTAGCTCAAAAAGACAAAGAGTTTACCGCATTATTAACGGTTAAAGATGAGGAGAATAGAGTACCTATTAACCTTTTACTTACTTATAGTAATGAAAAAAAGATGATGAAGGTTCTATCCATCCCTCGGGATACGTATGCGCCGATTTACGGTAACAATGATGGAACTACTTCATATGACAAATTGACACTTGCTTATAGCAACGCTTCGGGCGGAGCTGAAAATGTAAAAACAACAGTTTCCAAACTATTCGATATAAAAATTGATTATTATGCGGTTATCGATATAGATACCTTTTCGGCGATAATTGATTCAGTAAACGGGATTGATTACGACTTAAAAGAAGATATTCAGGTAAGAGCGATATCCAGCGTTTCCTTTGATTTCAAAAAGGGGACGAATCACTTGAATGGAGAAGAGGTTCTGGCTTTAATGATGGATGCTACGGTGGGAAGAAGCTTGGATGAAGAAGACTTATTAAACCTCATCAATGCTGTTATTGATAAGGCAAAAAACGAAATCCCACTCGCACAACTCAAACAAATTACTAGTGAAATAGAAGGCAATATATCAATTGATCAATTGGTAGAGAATCATATGGAACCTCAATCGATACAATCATTATCCTTAATCAAGGGAATCAAGAATGAGAGGATAGAGGGTAGTTACTATATTAAATTTGAAGAAGATTATTTAAATTCCGTTTCAGAAGAGTTAACGACCTTTAACTAAATAGAGATGGGACTATTTATGCTCGTTTCAATAGAGGAAGGTACAACCAAAACGGATAAAAGACTACAACAAGTGGATTAGAGAAATAGGACATTGGAGCGAAACCAAACCCGCCATCATAAGCCGTTATAGAAAAAAGCCTATGAATATGTGACAGGTCTAAAAGGAAAACAGCTATAGCGGCTGTTCAATATATTATTCAACAATCTGGTGCGATTCTTCCATAAGAAGATCGCTTTTTTCCGTTATAGAACCACTTATTTAAGCACCGTTTTTAAAGAAAATCGGTGATATTATGTTGAAGTTCAGTTTATATTGTGAAGTACTTAAACTCATACAGAGGTGTAATTTTAGAAGGATAAAGAAATAATGGAACGAATTAGTTAACTATATTAAAAATGAGGTGACTAAATGAGTTTAGGATTAAAACGAGATGAGATAAGGTTAGAAGCACATTACGATGAGTGGAAAAAAGAGTTTCTTAGGGTCAAGCGGGATATTCTAAATTCAACATCAATTCAGGAGAATAGAATTGAACACATTGGTAGCACAGCCATTAGGGATATAGTTGCCAAACCAATATTAGATATAGTTGTCGGTGTTGATGATATCGATAATGTTGATAAATTAATTGTTCAAGGACTAAAGGAAGCTGGTTTTTTAAAACTTAAAGTGGAACGTCCTAATGAAATTGTGCTAGCTAAGTTTACTGATGATACTTACGTAGAAAAAACACACTTTATTCACTTAGTAGAATATAACAAAGAACACTGGAATAATTTAATCTTCTTTAGGAACTATTTAAATTCAAACAAAACAGCAAGGGAACAGTACAAAGAGCTGAAAATGAAGTTTCTTGAAGAAATAAATGGCGGGATCACTGAATACACAGACTATAAGGAACAATTCGTAAAAGG is drawn from Lysinibacillus sp. SGAir0095 and contains these coding sequences:
- a CDS encoding GrpB family protein translates to MSLGLKRDEIRLEAHYDEWKKEFLRVKRDILNSTSIQENRIEHIGSTAIRDIVAKPILDIVVGVDDIDNVDKLIVQGLKEAGFLKLKVERPNEIVLAKFTDDTYVEKTHFIHLVEYNKEHWNNLIFFRNYLNSNKTAREQYKELKMKFLEEINGGITEYTDYKEQFVKGIYEKRK
- a CDS encoding LCP family protein; amino-acid sequence: MEDKSLKDRLSNQELKFTKEDRAEVFEKLHKLEKNVQKKPLVSFSKKLAPLTVTLLAVGLCLFFIMPSILQGNTHNEENGTVSNGVVAQKDKEFTALLTVKDEENRVPINLLLTYSNEKKMMKVLSIPRDTYAPIYGNNDGTTSYDKLTLAYSNASGGAENVKTTVSKLFDIKIDYYAVIDIDTFSAIIDSVNGIDYDLKEDIQVRAISSVSFDFKKGTNHLNGEEVLALMMDATVGRSLDEEDLLNLINAVIDKAKNEIPLAQLKQITSEIEGNISIDQLVENHMEPQSIQSLSLIKGIKNERIEGSYYIKFEEDYLNSVSEELTTFN
- a CDS encoding sigma-70 family RNA polymerase sigma factor, with protein sequence MDKEEKDFLLEKIMIEYGHELVRLAFTYVKDAGIAKDMVQNTFIKCYKNLGSFRFDAQIKTWLYRITINECKDYLKSWNYKKVQVRSFISETAKSVLPSTEKTVIDKYNNDEIKENILSLPKLYREVIYLYYYESLKTEEIAKVLDISVNTVKTRLRRAKQRLESKIKEAQV